The Paracoccus sp. TOH sequence GTTTCCATCCGCTTTCGTTATCCGCCGGCGCCTTGCCCGCGCAAGTTGCGCAAAAGGGCAGGGCGGCGGGGCCGCGCCCCCCGGATACCATGCCGCGCCGATGCCGGCAAACCCGCGCGTCAATAGCCGCGGGCCCGGTCCACCAGATGCAGAAGCGACCCGCCCCGCATGGCGCGGCGCAGGTTCTCGGCCGCGACGGCGGCGGCGGTTTCGGGCCGGGTCTCGGCCGAGACATGCGGCGTCACCGTCACCTGCGGATGGCCCCAGAAAGGATGATCGGGCGGCAGCGGCTCGGTCTGGAACACGTCCAGCACGGCATGGCCCAGGCCCGCATCCAGCGCGGCCAGCAGCGCCTGTTCGTCGATCAGCGTGCCGCGCCCGGCATTGATGACGGTGGCGCCCCTGGGCAGCATGGCCAGCCGTTCGGCGCCAAGCAGGCCGCGCGTTCCGGGCGTGTCGGGCAGCAGGCAGATCAGGATCTCGGCGCGGCGCAGCGCCTCGGGCAGGGCCGCGCCGGGCAGGACCGCGATCCCCGGCACCGGGCGGCCCGACCCGGACCAGCCGGTGACGCGGAAGCCGAGGTTCGCCAGCGCCAGGGCCACCGCCCGGCCCAGCTCTCCCATGCCCAGCACGGTCACGCCGCGCCCGGCGGCCAAGGGCGGGGTCAGGTGGTTGCGCCAGACGCCGTCCTGCGCGTAGCGGTCCATGCCCAGATGCGCGCGCAGCGTCCAGCCGGCGCAGTATTCCACCATGCCCAGCGCCAGCCCCGGATCGACCATCCGGCACAGCGGCTGCGTCAGGGTCGGGTTGGTCACGATACGCTCGACCCCGGCCCAAAGGCTTTGCACCAGCCGGGCGCGGGTGAAGGGGGTGAAATCCAGTATGCGGCCGTCCTCGGGATAGCCCGGCGCGTAGATCAGCGCGTCGAAGCCGGCCGGATCGCCGGCGCGGCACAGCTCCATCTCGGGGCAGGCGGCGCGAAGCGCGGGCGCCCAGGCGTCCCAGAGCCGGGCGGGGGCGGCGAACAGCACCCGCATCGCCTCAGCCCCGCGGCCGGTGGACATGGGCCGATTGCACGATGCCGAAGGCCATCAGCAGGATCATCAGCGAGGTTCCGCCATAGCTGACCAGCGGCAGGGGCGAACCCTTGGCGGGCAGCATGCCCATCACCGTGGCCATGTTGATCGAGAAATACAGAAAGAACGTGCCGGCGATGCCGATGGTCATCAGGCTGGCGAACCGGTCGCGATTGGTCAGCGCCGAATACATGCAGAAGCCCAGGATCAGCACATAGAGCATCAGCAGCGAGCCGGCGCCGACGAATCCGAACTCCTCGGCCAGCGAGGTGAAGATGAAGTCGGTGTGCTTTTCGGGCAGGAAGTTCAGCCGCGACTGCGTGCCCTGCATGAAGCCGCGCCCCGACCAGCCGCCCGATCCCAGCGCGATCTGCGCCTGGGCGATGTTGTATCCGGCGCCCAGCGGGTCCGAGCCGGGATCGAGGAAGGTGTCGATGCGCTTGAACTGGTAGTCGTGCAGAAGCTGCCAGTCGGTGCCCCGGCTTTCCATCACCGCGGTGATGCCGGCGACGACAATGGCGATGACGGCGGCGAAATACCACAGGCTGACGCCGGCCGCGAACATCACGATGCCGCCCCCGGCGATCAGCATGATCGAGGTGCCCAGGTCGGGCTGCATCAGCACCAGCCCGGTCGGCAGCAGGATCAGCACCACCGGGACCAGCACCCAGAACGGCCGCGAGACCTTTTCGACCGGCAACCAGTCGTAATAGGCGGCCAGCGTCATCACGAAGGCCACCTTGGTCAGTTCGGAGGGCTGGATGCGGATCGGCCCCAGCACCAGCCAGCGCTGCGCGCCCATGCCGACATGGCCCATCACCTCGACCAGCACCAGCAGCAGCACGCAGATCACATAGGAGGCGACCGAGATCGAGCGCCAGAACCAGATCGGCACGAAGGCCAGCGCGAACATCACCACCATGCCGACGGCGAAACGCTCCATCTGCGGACCGGCCCATTGGTCGATATCGCCGCCCGAGACGGAATAAAGCATCAGGAAGCCGATGCAGCTGACGGCGGTGACCAGGAAGACCAGCGGCCAGTTCAGGTGCAGGATCTTGCGCCAGCCGGTCGGCGCCTGCGCGACATGATAGTTCAGATAGCTCATGCGTCAGGCC is a genomic window containing:
- a CDS encoding glyoxylate/hydroxypyruvate reductase A; protein product: MSTGRGAEAMRVLFAAPARLWDAWAPALRAACPEMELCRAGDPAGFDALIYAPGYPEDGRILDFTPFTRARLVQSLWAGVERIVTNPTLTQPLCRMVDPGLALGMVEYCAGWTLRAHLGMDRYAQDGVWRNHLTPPLAAGRGVTVLGMGELGRAVALALANLGFRVTGWSGSGRPVPGIAVLPGAALPEALRRAEILICLLPDTPGTRGLLGAERLAMLPRGATVINAGRGTLIDEQALLAALDAGLGHAVLDVFQTEPLPPDHPFWGHPQVTVTPHVSAETRPETAAAVAAENLRRAMRGGSLLHLVDRARGY
- the rodA gene encoding rod shape-determining protein RodA; translated protein: MSYLNYHVAQAPTGWRKILHLNWPLVFLVTAVSCIGFLMLYSVSGGDIDQWAGPQMERFAVGMVVMFALAFVPIWFWRSISVASYVICVLLLVLVEVMGHVGMGAQRWLVLGPIRIQPSELTKVAFVMTLAAYYDWLPVEKVSRPFWVLVPVVLILLPTGLVLMQPDLGTSIMLIAGGGIVMFAAGVSLWYFAAVIAIVVAGITAVMESRGTDWQLLHDYQFKRIDTFLDPGSDPLGAGYNIAQAQIALGSGGWSGRGFMQGTQSRLNFLPEKHTDFIFTSLAEEFGFVGAGSLLMLYVLILGFCMYSALTNRDRFASLMTIGIAGTFFLYFSINMATVMGMLPAKGSPLPLVSYGGTSLMILLMAFGIVQSAHVHRPRG